TCTTCGCGGGGGAGCTCGACCCCCGCAATCGTTGATCGCCGGGTTCATCGACCAGATGAGGTCCGAAGGCTACGCGGTCGAGTCGATCTGCGCGGCCCTGCGCGAGCAGGGCGTGCCGATCGCCGCGAGAACCTACCGCTCCTGGAAGCAACCCGGTCGGCAGCCTGCCGCGCGCACGGTCAGCGACGCGATCGTCATGGATGTGCTGCTGGCCACCGTGGGCACCCCGGAGGGCCTCTACGGCCGGCGGAAGATGACCGCCTACCTGCGCCGGTGTGGGCTGGCGGTGGCCCACTGCACGGTGGATCGACTGATGCGCTCCCTCGGGCTGGCCGGGGTGGTCCGAGGCCGGCGGGTGCGCACCACGATCCCGGCCAAGGATGGGACGCGGGCGTCGGATCTGCTCAACCGCAACTTCACCGCCGCGGCCCCGAACACCGTGTGGGTCGCCGACTTCACCTACGTGCGCACCTGGGCCGGATTCGTCTACGTCGCCTTCATCGTCGATGTCTTCGCCCAGCGCATCGTGTCCTGGAACGCCGCCACCACCCGCACGACGGATCTGGTGCTCACCTGCCTGCGAATGGGCCGGTGGGACCGCACCCGTCAGGGCCTGGTGCTGCCGGAGGGGCTGATCCATCACCACGACGCCGGGTCCCAGTACACGGCGCTGCGCTTCACCGAGCATCTGGCCCTGGAGGGGATGGCCCCGTCGATCGGTTCGGTCGGGGACGCCTACGACAACTGCCTCATGGAGTCGATCATCGGCCTCTACAAGACCGAGTGCATCCGCCCGGGCCCGTTCGTGAAGGCACCACTGAAAACTGTCAGCGACGTCGAGTACTCCACGCTGGCCTGGGTGGACTGGTACAACACCCGCAGGCTGCACTCCAGCCTCGGCAA
This window of the Kocuria turfanensis genome carries:
- a CDS encoding IS3 family transposase (programmed frameshift), producing MPKKYDAEFKARAVRMVREHQQDYPSLTVACQQIGQQLDLGRETLRNWVRQAEIDSGDRDGVTTAEAEEIKRLKAENKRLREANEILRKASNFLRGGARPPQSLIAGFIDQMRSEGYAVESICAALREQGVPIAARTYRSWKQPGRQPAARTVSDAIVMDVLLATVGTPEGLYGRRKMTAYLRRCGLAVAHCTVDRLMRSLGLAGVVRGRRVRTTIPAKDGTRASDLLNRNFTAAAPNTVWVADFTYVRTWAGFVYVAFIVDVFAQRIVSWNAATTRTTDLVLTCLRMGRWDRTRQGLVLPEGLIHHHDAGSQYTALRFTEHLALEGMAPSIGSVGDAYDNCLMESIIGLYKTECIRPGPFVKAPLKTVSDVEYSTLAWVDWYNTRRLHSSLGNVPPAEFEAAHYDQITAPQPAAQPV